GCGGCGCGGTGGAGACGCTCCAACGTTTGGCGGCGGCGAACTCGGGAGACGTGGATCTGCAGGTGCATCTGGCAGGGTCCCGCGATCTGCTGGCGCGAGCGCTCAGCCAGATGGGCGGTCTCGAGACCGAGGGGTCCGGGGAGGCGGTGGAAGTGGTCGAAGTGGCGCTGCGCGACCTGGACGTTGCCCTCGAACGCCATCCGGACAACGCCCGGCTGCTCAAGGAAAAAGCGACTCTGCACAAGCGGCTGGGTGCGATGTTCGGCTCCGTAGATCCGCCTCGCTCGGCGAAGGCCTACGGAGAGGCGTTCGCCGCGTTGGACCGCGTCAAGGGCGACGAACGGAACACGACTGAATTCCGCGTGTCGCTGGCGGCGCTGTACGGCGATCGAGGGTGGCCGGCGGCGCAGATGGGCCGCTACGACGACGGCATCGCCGACTACGACAAAGCCGTGGGGTTGCTCGAAGCCGTGGCCCGCGACGATCCCGCCGATGCGTCCGCGCGTGCCAATCTAACAGCAATGTACCGGGAGCGCGGAATCATCCAGGGATACGCGGGCCGCGCGGAGAAGGCGGTGGAGGACTACCGCAAAGCGGCGGCGCTGCATGCCGACCTGGCGCAACGCGACCCGACACACAAGCTGTATCCGGTGATGCGCGGCGAACTGCTCGGGCGGATCGGACGGATCGAGCTGCAGCAGGGAGACGCCGCCGCAGCACGGCGCGATCTCACCGAGAGCTTGCGGATTCTTCTCGACCTCGCGGACAAACCGAACGCCGAGGCGAATCACGTGCTGGAGGCGTGCAAGGCGCTGTACCAGGCGCCGCTGGCCGATCTCAAGGATACCCAGCGGACGCTGGAGCTGTGCGAAAAGGCATCGGCGGCGCTGAAGGGCAAATCCCTGTTCGCGTGGGAAGCGGTGGGGCACGCGCGTCTGGCGGCCGGAAACCGGGCGGGAGCGGTGGAGGCTTTCGAGAATTGTCTGGCGATGATTGAGCCGCCGAAGGCCGGGGCGCCAAAGACGCGCGCACAAGTCGGGCTTGAAGAATTGATCGCCAAGACAAAGAAAGGACTGCCATGAGCAGCCTCGGTGGACTGGACGCGGCACGTTGGCAGCAGGTGGAGGAGTTGTTCCACCAGGCGCTCGATGCGGCGGACGAAGAACGGGAGGCAGTTCTGGAAGCCGCGCCGGCGGACGTGGCGGCGGAGGCGCGCGCGATGATCGCCGCGTTCGATGCGGCCGAGGTGACGCAGGCTCGTTCCGCGGCAGGGCCGTCGCGAGAGACCATCACCGCCGGCACGCGGCTGGGGGTCTATCGGATCGAGCTCGAGATCTCCCACGGTGGAATGGGAACGGTCTACCTGGCTTCGCGCGACACGGCGGAATTCCGCCAGAAGGTTGCGATCAAGGTGATTCGGCCCGGATACGCCGGCGAAGAGCTGGACCGGCGATTCCGCAACGAACGGCAGATTCTGGCCGCGCTCGACCATCCCAACATCGCGCGGCTGCTCGACGGCGGTTCCACTCCGTCCGGGCAGCCATACCTCGTGATGGAGTTCATCGAGGGCGAGGATGTGCTCGAGTACGCTCATCGGCACGACCTTTCGCGGCGGCAGCGGCTGGAGTTGTTCCTGAAGGTCTGCGGCGCGGTGGCGCACGCACACAGGCACTTGGTGATCCACCGGGACCTGAAGCCGAGTAACATCCTCGTCACCGCCGAGGGCGAACCAAAGCTGCTCGACTTCGGAATCGCAAAGCTGATCGATAGCACGCAAGACGCGACAGCAACCGGGTTGGGATTCTTCTCGCCGCTATACGCGAGCCCGGAGCAGTTGAGCGGCGATGCCGTGACGACTTCCACCGATATCTACTCGCTGGCGGTGGTGCTGTACGAGCTTCTGTTCGGAAGGCGGCCATACCGGTTGCAGACGACGTCGAACGCGGAGTTGGTGGCGGCGATTCTGCTGCATGAGCCGGAGAAGCCGCGGGGTGGAGACCGGCTCCCGCCGGATCTGGAGGCGATCGTTCTGAAAGCGCTGCGAAAGAAGCCGGCGGAGCGGTACCCCTCGGTGGATCAATTCTCCGCCGACGTCGAACGGCACCTCGAGAACCGGCCGGTGGCCGCGCGGAAGGGGAGCTGGCGGTACCAGGCGTTGAAATTCGTGGAGCGGAACAAGCTGACGGCAGCGGCGGCGGCGCTGGCGTTGGTGGCGACGGCCGGCGGCGTGGCGAGTACGTTGTTCCAGGCACGCCGGGCGGAGCGCCGGTTCGGCGAAGTCCGGCAGTTGGCGCAGTATCTGGTGTTCGACTTCCACGACCGGATTTCGAAACTGCCGGGATCGACGCAGCTGCAAAAGGACGTGGTGGAACGCTCGATGCAGTATCTTGACCGGCTGTCCTCGGAGGCGTCCGGCGACGCGGGGTTGCAACTCGATCTGGCGGAGGCGTATCTGAAGCTGGGCGACGTACTCGGCAATCCGTTCAATCCGAATCTCGGCGAGTCCGAAAAGGCGGTGGATGCATACCGGAAGAGCATGACGGCATCGGCGGGGCTGCGTGGCGCTGGCGGACGCGCGGCGCGCGTCGCCGCGGACGCCCGGCTTCAACTTGGCGCCACGCTCGGACGCCTGGGGAGCAAGAAAGAGGCGCTGCAACTGCTTGATGAGGCTCTTGCCACTCATCGCCGGAGACTGGAGCAGAATCCCAGTGACGCGGCGTTGCAACTCGCTTACGCACGGGCGCTGGCCGGGAAGGCGATCGCGGAGTCGCAGAGCGGCGCGTACGAGGGCTATCACACCGGGGACGTCCGGAAGACGCTCGACACGCTGATCGACCATCTGGATCGTGCGCTGCGCGACCATCCCACCGATGGCGCGTTGCTGCGCGAGCGCGGGGCCGCACTCTACCGGTATGCGAATTATCTGGGAACGGCCGATCCAAACCGGGCGGAGGCCATGATTCGCGACGGGCTCGCAACGCTCGACAAGGTGTCGGGGCCGGTGGCCGGCGAAGTGGGGTTCCGCCGGCTACACGCGGGGATGCTCCTGACGCTGGCATGGGGAGAATCGCAAACCGGAAAGTACGACGATTCCTTGAACCATTACGGGCAGGCGCAAAAGGTGCTGGAGCCGATGTCGCAGGCGGACCCTTCGAACGCCGCGGCGCGCTACCACCTGACGTCGCTTTACCGGGGGCGCGGGATCGCATGCGAGTACGCGGGCCGGAACGAATGCGCCGTGGAGAATTTTCTAAGAGCCGCTTCGATCCACGCGTCCCTGCTCGAAACCGATCCCGCAAATGCAAACTATGCGTCGCTCCGGGGAGAGCTGCTGGCTCGATCGGCGCGACTGGAGTACGAGATGGAGAAATTCGCCGACGCACGGTTGCACGCGCGGCAAGGCATCGGGATCCTCGTGGGACTTGCTGAGCGGCCGGCGGCGCAGTTGGCGGCGAAGCTGGAAGCGTGCCGGGCGCTGTATTCGACGCCGGTGGC
This DNA window, taken from Bryobacteraceae bacterium, encodes the following:
- a CDS encoding serine/threonine-protein kinase, whose amino-acid sequence is MSSLGGLDAARWQQVEELFHQALDAADEEREAVLEAAPADVAAEARAMIAAFDAAEVTQARSAAGPSRETITAGTRLGVYRIELEISHGGMGTVYLASRDTAEFRQKVAIKVIRPGYAGEELDRRFRNERQILAALDHPNIARLLDGGSTPSGQPYLVMEFIEGEDVLEYAHRHDLSRRQRLELFLKVCGAVAHAHRHLVIHRDLKPSNILVTAEGEPKLLDFGIAKLIDSTQDATATGLGFFSPLYASPEQLSGDAVTTSTDIYSLAVVLYELLFGRRPYRLQTTSNAELVAAILLHEPEKPRGGDRLPPDLEAIVLKALRKKPAERYPSVDQFSADVERHLENRPVAARKGSWRYQALKFVERNKLTAAAAALALVATAGGVASTLFQARRAERRFGEVRQLAQYLVFDFHDRISKLPGSTQLQKDVVERSMQYLDRLSSEASGDAGLQLDLAEAYLKLGDVLGNPFNPNLGESEKAVDAYRKSMTASAGLRGAGGRAARVAADARLQLGATLGRLGSKKEALQLLDEALATHRRRLEQNPSDAALQLAYARALAGKAIAESQSGAYEGYHTGDVRKTLDTLIDHLDRALRDHPTDGALLRERGAALYRYANYLGTADPNRAEAMIRDGLATLDKVSGPVAGEVGFRRLHAGMLLTLAWGESQTGKYDDSLNHYGQAQKVLEPMSQADPSNAAARYHLTSLYRGRGIACEYAGRNECAVENFLRAASIHASLLETDPANANYASLRGELLARSARLEYEMEKFADARLHARQGIGILVGLAERPAAQLAAKLEACRALYSTPVAEVRDVKRALHYCEDAAKTPSTMSYVYEVLAHARYNAGDRKGAAAALEQALTTLPETKPGEPPSRARQTIENSLAAVRAGKPIE